The following coding sequences lie in one Williamwhitmania taraxaci genomic window:
- the uvrB gene encoding excinuclease ABC subunit UvrB has translation MDYKIVSEFLPTGDQPTAIEGLVQGLAAGEHFQTLLGVTGSGKTFSIANVIAQVNRPMLVLSHNKTLAAQLYSEFKSFFPENAVEYFVSYYDYYQPEAYLPTTDTYIEKDLAINDEIEKLRLSTTSALLSGRRDVIVVSSVSCLYGIGNPEDFHSNTVEMAIGSTVGRNQFLRLLVNGLYSRNEVEFSRGTFRVKGDTVDVFLAYGDLAYRIIFWGDEVEAIQSFDPISGQKLGDFEKVLIYPASIFVTTKERMHGAIRQIQDDMVKRVEQLRAFDKPFEAKRLQQRVEYDLEMIKELGYCSGIENYSRYFDGRLPGTRPFCLLDYFPADFITVVDESHVTLSQVKAMYGGDRSRKENLVEYGFRLPAAMDNRPLKFEEFETLVGQTIFVSATPADYELAKSNGVVVEQVIRPTGLLDPIIEVRPSHNQVDDLVREIQEVVKRDERILVTTLTKRMAEELSKYLVNINTRCAYIHSDVETLDRVEILDNLRKGIFDVLVGVNLLREGLDLPEVSLVAILDADKEGFLRSSRALTQTAGRAARNINGKVIMYADKITKSMQQTIDETTRRREIQLAYNHKMGITPTQIQNTTKMLLAGNRPTGIKGKGYVEPEKVSVAADPVVSYMNKEQLQKTIAKAKSNMEAAAKNLDFIEAARYRDEMYELQNLVASRQT, from the coding sequence GTGGATTATAAGATTGTTTCAGAATTTCTTCCCACCGGGGATCAGCCCACGGCCATTGAGGGGCTGGTGCAAGGGTTGGCCGCAGGCGAACATTTCCAGACTTTGCTCGGCGTTACGGGATCGGGAAAAACATTTTCCATAGCCAACGTAATTGCTCAAGTCAACAGACCAATGCTTGTTTTAAGCCACAATAAAACTTTGGCTGCTCAACTTTATTCGGAGTTTAAGTCTTTTTTTCCGGAGAATGCTGTGGAGTATTTTGTCTCCTACTACGATTACTATCAGCCGGAAGCTTATCTTCCTACTACCGATACATACATCGAAAAGGATCTTGCTATTAACGACGAAATTGAGAAGTTGCGTTTAAGTACTACCTCTGCGCTTCTCTCTGGCCGCCGCGACGTTATTGTGGTTTCGTCGGTTTCGTGCCTCTATGGTATTGGTAACCCCGAAGATTTTCATTCAAATACAGTAGAAATGGCGATTGGAAGCACCGTTGGTCGTAACCAATTTCTCCGGCTCTTAGTCAATGGGTTATATTCTCGCAATGAAGTTGAATTTAGCCGTGGAACTTTTCGCGTTAAAGGCGATACGGTGGATGTGTTTTTGGCCTATGGCGATTTGGCCTACCGAATTATCTTTTGGGGCGATGAGGTGGAGGCGATACAGTCGTTCGATCCTATTTCTGGACAAAAGTTAGGGGATTTTGAGAAGGTCCTAATTTATCCTGCAAGTATATTTGTGACCACAAAGGAGCGGATGCATGGCGCTATTCGCCAAATTCAGGACGATATGGTAAAGCGAGTAGAGCAGCTGCGCGCCTTCGATAAACCATTTGAGGCAAAACGACTTCAACAACGGGTGGAATACGATTTGGAAATGATAAAAGAGTTGGGATACTGTTCTGGAATCGAGAACTATTCTCGCTATTTTGATGGAAGGCTACCCGGAACTCGTCCATTCTGCCTGCTCGACTATTTTCCTGCCGATTTTATAACAGTTGTGGACGAGAGCCATGTTACCCTATCGCAGGTAAAGGCCATGTATGGCGGCGATCGCTCGCGAAAGGAAAATCTTGTAGAGTATGGTTTTCGTTTACCAGCAGCCATGGACAATCGACCCTTGAAATTTGAGGAGTTCGAGACGCTGGTGGGACAGACTATTTTTGTGAGTGCCACTCCTGCTGACTATGAACTGGCCAAGAGCAATGGGGTGGTGGTGGAGCAGGTTATTCGGCCTACCGGGCTTCTTGATCCAATTATTGAGGTTCGTCCTAGCCATAATCAGGTGGACGACTTGGTGCGCGAAATTCAGGAGGTGGTGAAGCGGGATGAGCGGATTCTGGTTACCACCCTTACCAAACGTATGGCGGAGGAGTTGAGCAAGTATCTGGTAAATATCAATACCCGATGTGCCTACATTCACTCCGATGTTGAAACCCTCGACAGGGTAGAGATTCTGGATAACCTTCGAAAAGGAATATTCGATGTGCTGGTAGGGGTGAACCTTCTTAGAGAAGGGTTAGATTTGCCCGAAGTTTCGTTGGTTGCAATCCTCGATGCCGACAAAGAGGGTTTTCTTCGTTCATCCAGGGCACTTACCCAAACGGCTGGTCGTGCAGCTCGTAACATCAATGGGAAGGTTATAATGTATGCCGATAAGATTACCAAATCGATGCAGCAAACCATTGACGAAACTACTCGGCGAAGAGAGATTCAGCTTGCTTATAATCATAAAATGGGTATTACGCCCACGCAGATTCAAAATACAACCAAGATGCTGTTGGCAGGTAATCGCCCAACCGGGATTAAGGGAAAAGGATACGTTGAGCCCGAAAAGGTTAGCGTGGCTGCCGATCCAGTTGTCTCCTACATGAATAAGGAGCAGCTGCAAAAGACTATTGCTAAGGCCAAGTCGAATATGGAGGCTGCTGCTAAGAATTTGGACTTTATTGAGGCTGCTCGCTACCGTGACGAAATGTATGAATTACAAAACTTGGTGGCCTCTCGCCAGACATAG
- a CDS encoding response regulator — MAGKLIGYHILLVEDDISSQILIEKVLTYNGASVVAMGSGEKAIDYLKDGNVVDVVILDLKLPRMDGYTVFNAIKEMLPAVPIFAQTAYIYGNEPENVLALGFDGYFSKPIDFDRLVDTILITKSSHSAK; from the coding sequence ATGGCAGGAAAGTTAATTGGATATCACATACTATTGGTTGAGGACGATATCTCTAGTCAAATTCTTATTGAAAAGGTGCTGACTTATAATGGTGCATCGGTTGTTGCTATGGGAAGTGGCGAAAAGGCCATTGACTATTTGAAGGACGGGAATGTTGTGGATGTTGTGATTCTTGATCTGAAATTACCTCGAATGGATGGCTATACTGTTTTTAATGCCATCAAGGAAATGTTGCCTGCAGTGCCTATTTTTGCACAAACTGCCTACATTTATGGCAATGAGCCCGAAAACGTATTAGCTCTTGGGTTTGATGGTTATTTCTCAAAGCCCATCGATTTTGATAGGTTGGTGGATACCATCTTGATAACTAAATCCAGCCACTCCGCCAAGTAA
- a CDS encoding C-GCAxxG-C-C family protein, with protein MKKQEYIDKAQSLFDEGYACSQSILLAYSKQFNLDERTAKLISANFGAGMGRLRQKCGAVTGGFMVLGLAYGNANPKDMETKLFSYKKVRDLNQMVEDIYETSNCFELLKKHATEAEVAERQHHKIICRRVIGDVAGLLYDMITTPNP; from the coding sequence ATGAAAAAACAAGAGTATATAGACAAGGCCCAATCGCTATTTGATGAGGGATATGCATGTTCGCAATCTATTTTGCTGGCATATAGCAAGCAATTTAACCTCGACGAAAGAACGGCCAAACTTATTTCGGCCAACTTTGGCGCGGGAATGGGCCGTTTACGCCAGAAATGCGGAGCTGTAACCGGTGGCTTTATGGTGCTTGGGCTAGCCTATGGAAATGCTAATCCCAAGGATATGGAAACAAAGTTATTTTCCTACAAAAAAGTGCGCGACCTTAACCAAATGGTTGAAGATATCTATGAAACAAGCAACTGCTTTGAGCTACTAAAGAAACACGCTACAGAAGCCGAAGTAGCGGAGCGCCAACACCACAAAATCATTTGCCGTAGGGTTATCGGTGATGTGGCTGGTTTACTATACGATATGATTACTACGCCCAATCCATAA
- a CDS encoding PAS domain S-box protein: MKRDILRNVVAAIIYLLLALPPMLLGHHEGIIAPFWPASGFVVFAILYFGYKVLPGIFVAAVAANYGMAVTAIGTPNISIGIFALLVGVGNISEAVVIKMILGSRTAISIISNTKTSFKFIGAAIIGTAISALFGNTNHLFSKEFFLIQIQNDVIIWWLSHLISIIIIVPLFLTVVQPIKLKLSRLNAIELFIFVIVFGFIEFSLKQRIASPTSYNSLIFISIPTILFFAYRYPRAVAFLGVLTLYILSAYSGINAAPPFNIADIPMRYLSIQQFQLVLGSTILVAVTILSERKEIFRKLAEGFVSIEQKVKERTSELEYANQMLMQEFAMREEIEQQLVAKEELLNHTQQLARIGNWEYTVETNTITWSEETFRILELPSKQDISNLEDLQLIVGDYRSSVFKTLLSKCIDSKQNTQELITIRTALGKQKTVLMKLHPFTIGGSVLKVNGIIQDLTNLLEKERELAESEEKYRSLFDTSIDSIVVFETDTLNIIDTNPAFSKQYGYTREEILGLKYAILTADEGKTLSQTFQDMKEGNSREKIHLHRKKNGETFYLEGSINPFNFRGKQICYAISNDITQRVKDEHERVERENRFRSFFDSNLVGFAEISIDGEWLNYNERLCTLLGITDIELKNTTWMEITHPDDLPTENKLAHKVLTRQIENYSIEKRFINKSGLTIPTRVYISPMRTGRGNIRSYVCIVENITEQKEAEALLIDSRKKLEAAQQIGHVGSWSIDLESKRMTWSDEVFRIFGFKENEFYPSYTTFKKIIDGGDQPLLDNLLKEAKSGKKITVKTEQKIANRTNEVRYISMNISTQPNKDGITTELIGSIADITDLKTTQIKLEAANNTKEKMLSIIAHDLRSPLASVKQIADLLAGEWQIYDTETITNLLYGLRSSTNETFNLLENLLGWARAQKGELVFTPHKQDVCGVIKETLLLVKSTAISKDITLHESSPKNAIANFDLEMVKLIIRNLVSNAIKFTPPGGDVEAKIIAGPDVIEIQIIDNGLGMNEETIEKIMDKNTHYTTSGTMEERGSGLGLKLVIEFIERNRGQLWVTSRLGEGTTFHVTLPV, from the coding sequence ATGAAAAGAGACATACTGAGAAACGTTGTTGCTGCCATAATCTATCTACTGCTTGCGCTACCACCAATGCTATTGGGGCATCACGAAGGTATTATTGCCCCCTTTTGGCCTGCCAGCGGATTTGTTGTATTTGCCATACTATACTTTGGATACAAAGTATTACCAGGAATTTTCGTTGCTGCCGTTGCCGCCAACTATGGTATGGCAGTAACAGCGATAGGCACACCCAATATTAGCATTGGCATTTTTGCCTTATTGGTAGGCGTCGGTAATATATCGGAGGCAGTAGTTATAAAAATGATTCTTGGTTCCAGAACCGCTATTTCGATAATATCAAATACAAAAACATCCTTTAAGTTTATTGGAGCAGCAATCATAGGAACCGCAATTTCTGCTTTATTTGGCAACACAAACCACCTTTTCTCCAAAGAATTTTTTCTTATTCAGATACAAAACGATGTCATTATATGGTGGTTAAGCCACCTAATTAGCATCATAATAATTGTTCCTCTATTTTTAACAGTAGTCCAACCAATAAAACTCAAATTATCGCGATTGAACGCGATTGAACTATTTATTTTTGTCATCGTGTTTGGGTTCATAGAATTCTCCCTTAAGCAACGAATAGCCTCACCTACCTCCTACAATTCGCTGATATTTATCTCAATACCAACCATACTATTCTTTGCATATCGATATCCTCGAGCAGTAGCGTTCCTTGGCGTTTTAACGCTATACATCCTATCTGCTTATAGCGGGATTAATGCAGCACCACCGTTCAACATCGCTGATATTCCGATGCGATACCTATCTATACAGCAGTTTCAGCTAGTGCTTGGCAGCACAATTCTAGTTGCTGTAACCATTCTTTCGGAACGAAAAGAAATTTTTAGAAAGTTAGCAGAGGGGTTTGTATCCATTGAGCAAAAAGTGAAAGAGCGCACCAGCGAACTTGAGTATGCCAATCAGATGCTTATGCAAGAGTTTGCCATGCGCGAAGAAATTGAACAACAACTTGTAGCAAAAGAGGAACTTCTGAACCATACTCAGCAATTGGCACGAATCGGCAATTGGGAATACACGGTTGAAACGAATACAATTACCTGGTCGGAGGAAACTTTTAGAATATTGGAATTACCATCTAAACAAGACATCTCAAATTTAGAGGACTTGCAGTTAATTGTCGGCGATTACCGAAGCTCAGTATTTAAAACCCTTCTTTCGAAATGCATTGATAGCAAGCAGAATACACAAGAACTTATCACCATAAGAACAGCACTTGGTAAGCAAAAAACTGTTCTTATGAAGCTCCATCCCTTTACCATAGGAGGAAGTGTTTTGAAGGTAAATGGAATCATTCAAGACCTCACCAATTTGCTCGAAAAGGAACGAGAACTTGCAGAAAGCGAGGAGAAATATCGTTCATTATTCGACACAAGCATTGACTCAATTGTTGTATTCGAAACAGATACACTGAATATTATTGATACCAACCCAGCCTTCTCAAAACAGTATGGCTACACGCGGGAGGAAATACTCGGATTAAAATACGCAATACTTACTGCGGATGAAGGCAAAACCTTAAGCCAAACCTTTCAAGATATGAAGGAAGGAAATTCTAGAGAGAAAATCCACCTTCACCGCAAAAAAAATGGAGAGACCTTTTACCTAGAAGGATCGATTAATCCGTTTAACTTCAGAGGCAAACAAATATGCTATGCCATTTCGAATGATATAACGCAGCGCGTAAAAGACGAGCACGAACGGGTGGAGCGAGAGAATAGATTCAGAAGTTTCTTCGATTCCAATCTCGTTGGCTTTGCAGAGATTTCCATTGATGGAGAATGGTTAAATTACAACGAAAGGCTATGCACACTGCTAGGAATAACAGATATAGAACTTAAAAACACCACTTGGATGGAGATTACGCACCCAGATGATCTTCCTACCGAAAACAAACTGGCTCATAAAGTGCTTACCCGCCAAATAGAAAACTATTCCATAGAAAAACGCTTCATAAACAAGTCAGGATTAACCATTCCTACTCGAGTTTACATATCTCCCATGCGCACTGGGCGAGGAAATATCCGATCGTATGTTTGTATTGTAGAAAACATTACCGAGCAAAAGGAGGCAGAAGCGCTTCTGATTGACAGCCGTAAGAAACTTGAAGCGGCCCAACAAATTGGCCACGTCGGAAGTTGGAGTATTGATCTGGAATCAAAACGTATGACCTGGTCCGATGAGGTTTTCCGGATTTTCGGTTTTAAAGAAAATGAGTTCTATCCATCCTATACCACCTTCAAAAAAATTATAGACGGAGGAGATCAGCCGCTACTTGACAACCTCCTTAAAGAAGCGAAAAGTGGAAAGAAGATAACGGTAAAAACAGAGCAAAAGATCGCAAATAGAACAAATGAAGTTCGGTATATTTCCATGAACATATCGACACAACCGAATAAGGATGGCATCACCACTGAGTTAATTGGAAGTATTGCCGACATTACCGATCTGAAGACTACCCAGATAAAACTCGAAGCGGCAAATAATACTAAGGAAAAAATGCTTTCCATTATTGCCCACGATTTAAGGAGCCCATTAGCAAGCGTAAAGCAAATTGCGGATCTACTGGCTGGTGAATGGCAGATATACGATACAGAGACGATAACCAACCTACTTTATGGATTGAGAAGCAGCACAAACGAGACTTTCAATTTACTGGAGAATCTATTAGGCTGGGCCCGCGCACAAAAAGGTGAGTTAGTATTTACCCCTCACAAACAGGATGTATGTGGAGTGATAAAAGAAACCCTTCTCTTGGTAAAGAGTACCGCCATTTCAAAAGATATTACATTACATGAATCCAGTCCAAAAAACGCAATAGCCAACTTCGACCTTGAAATGGTAAAGTTGATTATCCGCAACCTAGTTTCGAATGCGATAAAATTCACTCCTCCAGGAGGCGATGTTGAGGCAAAAATCATAGCAGGACCCGATGTTATCGAGATTCAAATAATCGACAACGGATTGGGAATGAATGAAGAAACCATCGAGAAAATAATGGATAAGAACACCCATTATACGACTTCCGGAACCATGGAGGAGCGCGGAAGTGGACTTGGACTAAAGCTGGTGATAGAATTCATTGAACGGAATAGAGGTCAACTATGGGTAACGTCGAGACTAGGTGAAGGAACTACGTTTCACGTTACACTGCCTGTATAA
- a CDS encoding heterodisulfide reductase-related iron-sulfur binding cluster, with amino-acid sequence MARRINQQWAEYNKEIASNHYYFARSCIRQNFFPAAEELFLKILRDELHLDIYDDARQTTCTGIAYHSGIIPLETTMTVVANLFALMTEAGYENFVCSCVTSFGIYSEVLETWKHFPETETQTREALMRATGRTFNIPKNLVHASDIIYKFRKEIAEKAAYKLVNASNGLPLKIVDHIGCHYAKIFPDKGIGGAEYPYVLAGMIDDWGGAQVDYPERRHCCGFGFRQYLLKSNRGYSLTNSKMKFDSMQPYKPDLIIANCPGCTFFLDRWQYVISEQEGKTYGENGYGIPVLTYEELAGLLLGYNPWDIGLQMHQVAVEPLLLKLGITFSIEDKYKGKDGEFIGKPEKPSILVTE; translated from the coding sequence ATGGCACGAAGGATAAACCAACAATGGGCGGAATACAACAAAGAGATAGCCAGCAACCATTACTATTTTGCACGCAGCTGTATTCGTCAGAACTTCTTCCCTGCAGCGGAAGAGTTATTCCTGAAGATTCTTAGAGATGAATTGCACCTCGATATTTACGACGATGCCCGCCAAACAACCTGCACGGGGATAGCCTACCACTCCGGAATAATTCCGTTAGAAACCACCATGACCGTTGTGGCAAACCTCTTCGCATTGATGACTGAGGCGGGTTACGAAAACTTTGTATGCTCCTGCGTAACCTCGTTTGGAATATACAGCGAGGTGCTCGAAACTTGGAAACATTTTCCCGAAACAGAAACGCAAACAAGGGAGGCGCTTATGCGTGCAACTGGACGCACCTTTAACATTCCTAAGAACCTAGTTCATGCAAGCGATATCATCTATAAATTCCGAAAGGAGATAGCCGAAAAAGCAGCTTATAAATTGGTAAACGCTAGCAATGGATTACCCCTAAAGATAGTGGACCATATCGGCTGCCACTATGCAAAGATATTCCCGGACAAAGGAATTGGTGGCGCAGAATACCCATACGTTTTAGCAGGAATGATAGATGATTGGGGTGGTGCCCAAGTTGATTACCCAGAGCGCAGACATTGCTGTGGTTTTGGTTTTCGGCAGTATCTTTTAAAGTCGAATCGAGGCTACTCCCTCACAAACTCAAAGATGAAATTTGATTCGATGCAGCCTTATAAGCCCGATCTAATAATTGCGAACTGTCCCGGCTGCACCTTCTTTCTCGATCGATGGCAGTATGTAATTTCGGAGCAGGAGGGGAAAACCTACGGCGAAAACGGCTATGGTATTCCGGTACTCACCTACGAAGAGTTAGCCGGATTGCTGCTAGGCTATAATCCGTGGGATATTGGCTTGCAGATGCATCAAGTGGCAGTAGAACCGCTTCTCCTAAAGCTGGGCATTACATTCTCCATCGAAGATAAATACAAGGGTAAAGATGGAGAGTTCATAGGTAAACCAGAAAAACCTAGCATACTAGTAACAGAATAG
- a CDS encoding acyl-CoA thioesterase, whose amino-acid sequence MIQHSTIIRVNYSETDQMGYVHHSNYARYYETARWELFRSIGIPYNHLEKSGYMLPVVDMSSKFLKPALYDDILTIETHLNLIKGARINFAYRILNAKGELINYGETMLAFVKRESQKPCPAPQFVMNAIIEKTTPTSK is encoded by the coding sequence ATGATTCAGCACAGCACAATCATCCGGGTAAACTATTCGGAAACCGATCAAATGGGATATGTTCACCATTCAAATTATGCACGATACTATGAAACAGCGCGCTGGGAACTATTTCGTAGCATTGGCATACCATACAACCATCTCGAAAAATCGGGTTACATGCTACCTGTAGTTGACATGTCGAGCAAGTTTTTAAAACCAGCACTTTACGACGACATCCTCACCATTGAAACTCATCTAAACCTAATAAAAGGGGCACGAATAAATTTCGCTTACAGGATATTAAACGCAAAAGGAGAGCTAATAAATTACGGTGAAACCATGCTCGCTTTTGTAAAAAGAGAAAGCCAAAAACCATGCCCAGCACCTCAATTTGTAATGAATGCCATAATAGAGAAAACGACACCAACCTCTAAATAG
- a CDS encoding 4Fe-4S dicluster domain-containing protein — protein MATLYNALEKDLRYREGLTACINCGTCTAICPAASVWDYDPRLVVDTVQQHNEAELEQLLKSDTIWYCGECLSCKTRCPRGNTPGYIIQALRALSIETGYFTESVQGQKQLAIKRTVGDHILKYGYCVYIDEVDTDMYPEQGPVWDWLKENRQSILQRLGTSYQKKASGTLRQIPQESLNDLQRIFEETGATERFKKIEDLSAKKAGELGIQFSHGKDDYFQYLYNQQE, from the coding sequence ATGGCAACGCTTTATAACGCACTCGAGAAAGATTTACGCTACCGTGAAGGGTTAACAGCCTGCATCAATTGCGGAACGTGCACAGCCATTTGCCCAGCAGCTAGCGTTTGGGACTACGATCCTCGACTAGTTGTAGATACGGTACAACAGCACAACGAAGCAGAATTAGAACAGCTGCTAAAATCCGATACAATTTGGTACTGTGGTGAATGTCTCTCATGCAAAACTCGATGTCCACGAGGAAATACCCCCGGCTACATCATACAAGCCCTAAGAGCGTTATCCATCGAAACAGGCTATTTTACCGAAAGCGTTCAAGGGCAAAAACAGTTGGCAATAAAACGCACCGTAGGTGACCATATTCTCAAATATGGCTACTGCGTTTATATTGATGAAGTTGATACAGATATGTATCCCGAGCAAGGACCCGTTTGGGATTGGCTTAAAGAAAATCGCCAAAGCATCCTTCAACGTTTGGGAACCAGCTACCAGAAAAAAGCAAGCGGTACGCTCAGACAAATCCCACAGGAATCGCTGAACGACCTTCAGCGAATATTTGAGGAAACTGGCGCGACTGAACGCTTCAAAAAAATAGAAGATCTCTCTGCAAAGAAAGCAGGCGAACTGGGTATCCAATTCAGCCATGGGAAAGACGACTATTTTCAATACCTCTATAACCAACAAGAGTAA
- a CDS encoding cob(I)yrinic acid a,c-diamide adenosyltransferase, with protein MQGYIQLYTGNGKGKTTAAFGLALRAAGAGKKVFFAQFVKGKIYSEIEAINRFIPTIKVEQYGRGCFITNAPTEADIKAAQHGLVTVEKVITEGEYDVVILDEACIAIFFKLFTSTELIKILQRKPLSMEIVITGRYATDDLIEFADLVTEMKEIKHYYNTGVKARKGIEF; from the coding sequence ATGCAAGGCTATATACAACTTTATACGGGCAATGGAAAAGGGAAAACCACTGCAGCATTTGGGCTGGCTCTCAGAGCAGCCGGAGCAGGTAAAAAAGTTTTCTTTGCTCAATTTGTCAAAGGAAAGATTTACTCTGAAATTGAGGCAATAAACCGCTTCATCCCGACGATTAAAGTAGAACAATATGGACGTGGCTGCTTTATTACAAACGCCCCAACAGAAGCGGATATTAAAGCCGCCCAGCATGGCCTAGTCACCGTTGAAAAGGTAATTACCGAAGGGGAATACGACGTTGTCATCCTCGACGAAGCATGTATTGCCATTTTCTTTAAACTATTCACATCGACGGAACTCATTAAAATACTACAAAGAAAACCGTTAAGCATGGAAATAGTTATCACCGGACGTTATGCCACTGATGATTTAATCGAGTTTGCCGATCTGGTAACCGAAATGAAAGAAATCAAGCACTACTACAACACAGGAGTTAAAGCCCGCAAGGGTATAGAATTCTAA
- a CDS encoding DUF819 family protein — protein MNTFLLILVYFGSPILILNLCHRIPFLNKLGAVIVAYMVGLLMGVLWVSQTDAGAIANAVSSVTVPLALPLLLFSAQLSNLKGIALKGAIALTTAIVAVFIAVVGGYFLLRNGGMSDLWKLSGMLLGVYTGGTPNLASLKLMLDVDPNVYILAHSYDLIVSAVYLAFVMTVGPRFFRKFLVPFKHEGPVSLELDTNGSDPYWGIFKREHFYPLVKVFGAALSILALGVGLSLLFPERLQVVSVILAITTLGVLGSFIPRLSKTPYTFELGMYFILVFSVSVASMADFSSLQGVTPHLFIYMTLVVFGALFLHLLFAKLFKIDADTLIVVSTALICSPPFVPMVASAIKNKRVILVGIIAGLVGYAIGNYLGYFTALGLSSF, from the coding sequence ATGAACACTTTCCTTCTTATCCTTGTCTACTTCGGTTCGCCCATATTAATTCTAAACCTCTGCCATCGAATCCCTTTTCTCAACAAGTTAGGGGCAGTAATTGTGGCTTATATGGTTGGCTTGCTGATGGGCGTGCTTTGGGTTTCTCAAACCGATGCCGGAGCCATAGCCAATGCGGTTAGTTCCGTTACGGTTCCGTTGGCCTTGCCTTTGCTTCTTTTTTCGGCACAGTTGAGCAACTTGAAGGGGATTGCGCTAAAGGGGGCGATTGCTCTTACGACAGCTATTGTGGCCGTTTTTATCGCTGTTGTTGGAGGTTACTTCTTATTGCGAAATGGAGGAATGTCCGACCTTTGGAAATTGTCGGGCATGCTGCTTGGCGTATATACCGGAGGCACTCCCAACCTAGCATCCCTTAAGTTAATGCTCGATGTGGACCCCAATGTATATATTCTTGCGCACTCCTACGATTTGATTGTATCGGCAGTTTATTTGGCTTTTGTTATGACAGTTGGTCCTCGGTTCTTTCGGAAATTCTTAGTCCCATTTAAGCATGAGGGACCAGTTAGCCTGGAACTTGATACCAATGGTAGCGACCCATACTGGGGCATCTTTAAGCGTGAACATTTTTACCCACTCGTAAAAGTATTTGGGGCGGCCCTCTCTATTCTTGCCTTAGGTGTTGGACTGTCCTTACTTTTTCCGGAACGATTGCAGGTCGTGTCTGTTATCTTAGCAATTACAACGCTGGGCGTTCTGGGTTCCTTTATTCCTCGCCTTTCAAAAACGCCTTATACTTTTGAGTTGGGGATGTATTTTATTCTTGTGTTTAGTGTTTCGGTGGCCTCTATGGCTGATTTTAGTTCACTCCAAGGTGTTACGCCTCACCTCTTTATTTATATGACGTTGGTGGTGTTTGGTGCTCTGTTTTTGCACCTCCTTTTTGCAAAACTATTCAAGATCGATGCCGATACCTTAATTGTGGTTTCTACTGCACTGATATGTTCGCCACCCTTTGTTCCCATGGTGGCCAGTGCTATTAAAAATAAGCGGGTAATCCTAGTTGGAATAATTGCCGGACTTGTTGGCTATGCCATCGGGAACTATTTGGGATACTTTACTGCTTTGGGCTTGTCTAGTTTTTAG
- a CDS encoding Mrp/NBP35 family ATP-binding protein codes for MTPFEKIKMPTVKNIIVVASGKGGVGKSTVSANLAIALARNGMKVALVDADIYGPSIPTMFGIRDERPPVSVLGDKEQIIPIEKFGVKIMSIGFFTKPNQGLIWRGPMAANSIKQLLETTEWGDIDYMVIDFPPGTGDIQLTIAQSLNLTGAIIVTTPQEIALADARKAASMFVTAGIEVPIIGVVENMSWFTPKQHPTEKYFIFGEGGGAKLATEINSVLLGQVPLVMEVGAAADKGMSVFSQTEKSVVTAFEDLAEKVLSAVEV; via the coding sequence ATGACACCATTCGAAAAAATTAAGATGCCCACAGTAAAAAACATTATTGTGGTAGCATCTGGCAAAGGAGGCGTTGGAAAGTCAACTGTTTCGGCCAACCTTGCGATAGCCTTAGCCCGAAATGGGATGAAGGTGGCACTAGTCGATGCCGATATCTACGGGCCATCCATTCCAACTATGTTTGGCATTAGAGATGAACGCCCTCCGGTATCGGTTCTTGGCGACAAGGAGCAAATAATACCCATTGAGAAGTTCGGAGTAAAGATTATGTCCATTGGCTTCTTCACAAAACCTAACCAAGGCCTTATTTGGAGAGGTCCCATGGCTGCTAATTCCATTAAACAGTTACTAGAAACTACCGAATGGGGCGACATTGACTACATGGTAATTGATTTTCCGCCCGGAACCGGCGACATACAGCTTACCATTGCCCAATCGCTAAACCTCACCGGAGCAATCATTGTAACCACCCCGCAGGAAATAGCCCTTGCCGATGCACGTAAAGCCGCATCAATGTTCGTCACCGCTGGAATTGAAGTACCAATTATTGGGGTAGTAGAAAACATGTCGTGGTTTACACCTAAGCAACACCCTACCGAAAAGTATTTCATTTTTGGTGAAGGTGGTGGTGCTAAACTTGCCACCGAAATAAACTCGGTGCTGCTAGGACAAGTTCCGCTCGTGATGGAGGTCGGGGCTGCTGCCGATAAGGGAATGAGCGTTTTCAGCCAAACAGAAAAATCGGTAGTAACCGCATTCGAAGACCTTGCAGAGAAGGTATTGTCTGCAGTGGAAGTATAA